A genome region from Penaeus chinensis breed Huanghai No. 1 chromosome 15, ASM1920278v2, whole genome shotgun sequence includes the following:
- the LOC125033013 gene encoding uncharacterized protein LOC125033013 isoform X2, with protein sequence MYASSARPLRLCTTLKIQYRAIGRSVQIVRFLELRSAHRNAGLVAATTEVVTVASTRSEFETLISTVVSWTTSITTEVVPYVSTMTVTSTYHDIVQVIEVWQTVVWQTAKQIMFLQEMLTGQELTVTV encoded by the exons ATGTACGCGTCGTCTGCCAGACCGTTGCGTTTGTGCACCACACTAAAAATACAGTATCGCGCTATAGGCCGTTCCGTTCAAATTGTGCGCTTCCTAGAGCTACGAAGTGCCCATCGGAACGCAGGGCTG GTAGCTGCAACGACGGAAGTTGTGACTGTGGCGTCAACACGATCAGAGTTCGAGACTTTGATATCAACTGTAGTTTCTTGGACGACCAGCATTACTACCGAGGTCGTCCCTTACGTGTCCACAATGACAGTCACAAGCACATACCATGATATCGTCCAG GTGATTGAAGTGTGGCAGACCGTGGTGTGGCAGACGGCTAAGCAAATCATGTTCCTGCAGGAGATGCTGACGGGACAGGAACTTACTGTAACAGTATGA
- the LOC125033013 gene encoding uncharacterized protein LOC125033013 isoform X1 — protein MYASSARPLRLCTTLKIQYRAIGRSVQIVRFLELRSAHRNAGLVAATTEVVTVASTRSEFETLISTVVSWTTSITTEVVPYVSTMTVTSTYHDIVQVVESVQSSLRTPDIHTCIFVLHTYQRVENTYNKRTPVLPRIQQRPTYCHLSLDGIFSSTR, from the exons ATGTACGCGTCGTCTGCCAGACCGTTGCGTTTGTGCACCACACTAAAAATACAGTATCGCGCTATAGGCCGTTCCGTTCAAATTGTGCGCTTCCTAGAGCTACGAAGTGCCCATCGGAACGCAGGGCTG GTAGCTGCAACGACGGAAGTTGTGACTGTGGCGTCAACACGATCAGAGTTCGAGACTTTGATATCAACTGTAGTTTCTTGGACGACCAGCATTACTACCGAGGTCGTCCCTTACGTGTCCACAATGACAGTCACAAGCACATACCATGATATCGTCCAGGTCGTGGAGTCGGTTCAGTCCAGCTTGCGAACACCtgatatacacacttgtatttttgttttgcataCATATCAAAGAGTAGAAAACACGTACAACAAAAGAACACCTGTACTCCCGCGCATACAACAACGGCCGACGTATTGCCATTTATCCCTTGATGGTATATTTTCCTCTACCAGGTGA